One Variibacter gotjawalensis genomic window, ATATTTGCGAAAACCTATAATCCTCCCCAAGCTGGATACAGTGATTAAACCTCAGCCCAAAGCCGAACGCCGCCTCCGCATGAACGACGTCGCCGAGCGCGCCGGCGTGTCCCAGATGACGGTGTCTCGTGCGCTTCGTACGCCCGATCTTGTCGCGCCGGCAACGCGCGCGCGCGTCGAAGCCGCGATGGCCGAACTCGATTACGTGCCGGATCTGCTCGCCGGCAGTCTCGCGGCGCGGCGCAGCGGTTTGATCGCCGCCGTCATCTCGACATTCGAGAACGCGATTTTCGCGCAGACGATCGCGGGCCTCACCGCATGCGTCGAAGCCGCCGGCTTTTCGATCCTGCTCGGCTCGTCCGATTATTCGGCGACCGACGAAGAGCGTTTACTACGCGCAATTCTCGGACGCCGCCCGGACGGCGTCGTACTGACCGGAACGTTGCACACACCGCGTGCGCGCCGCTTGCTGACGACGGCCGGCGTTCCCGTGGTCGAGACGTGGGAGCTTCCGGCCGATCCCGTCGATATGGCGGTCGGCTTCGACAATCCCGCGGCGGGCCGCGCGATGACGCTCGCGCTGCATTCTTACGGCTATCGCCGCATCGGCTTCATCAGTCCGAGCGACGAGAACGATCGTCGCGGCTTGCAGCGCCGCGAGGGCTATCGCGCCGCCGTCAAGGAGCTCAGGATCGAGCCGCGCGAAGTCTCTGCGCATGCGGTGATCACCGGCATGGAGAGCGGGCCGCAGCTGCTCGACGAGATGCTGAAGCGTTTTCCTGACACCGACGCGATCTTCTGCTCGCTCGATGCAATCGCGGCGGGCGTGTTGCTGGCCGCGCAACGGCGCGGCATCAAGACGCCGAGCGAGCTGGCGATCTCGGGCTTCGGCGATTTCGCCATCGCGCAGCCGAGTGGGCTCGATCTCACAACCGTGCATATCGGCGGCCGCGATATCGGTACGCGCGCCGGCGAACTCCTTCTCGCCCGCATGCGCGACGAAGAGGTTCCGACGCCGATAGTGGATATCGGTTACGAAATTATCCGCCGCACGTCGGCGTGATTACGCCGCGAGTTCGCGCATCGGCGTTATGAGATCGGTCTTGCCTTCGAAGCCAATGCCCGGAAGCTCCGGCATCACGATGTGGCCGTTCTCGACACGGACCGAATCCGGAAAGCCGCCATACGGTTGGAAAATATCCGGATAGCTCTCATTGCCGCCGAGGCCGAGACCTGCCGCGATATTCAGCGACATCTGATGTCCGCCATGCGGGATGCAGCGCGCGCGCGACCAGCCGCACTGCTCGATGACATCGAGCGTGCGCAGATATTCAACGAGCCCGTATGACAGCGCGCAGTCGAACTGCAGCCAGTCGCGATCCGGCCGCATGCCGCCGTAGCGCAAGAGGTTGCGCGCATCCTGATGCGAAAACAGGTTCTCACCGGTCGCCATCGGACCCGGATAGAATTCCGCGAGCGAGGCCTGCAGTGCGTAATCCAGCGGATCTCCGGCTTCCTCGTACCAGAATAGCGGATACTGCCGCAGCATCTTCGCGTAGTCGATTGCGGTCTCGAGATCGAAGCGGCCGTTCGCGTCGACGGCGAGCTGCGCGTCCTTGCCGATCTCTTTGAGCACTTCCTCGATACGGCGCGCATCGTCCTGCACCGACGAGCCGCCGATCTTCATCTTCACGACGTTGTAGCCGCGATCGAGGTAGCCGCGCATCTCGGCGCGC contains:
- a CDS encoding LacI family DNA-binding transcriptional regulator codes for the protein MNDVAERAGVSQMTVSRALRTPDLVAPATRARVEAAMAELDYVPDLLAGSLAARRSGLIAAVISTFENAIFAQTIAGLTACVEAAGFSILLGSSDYSATDEERLLRAILGRRPDGVVLTGTLHTPRARRLLTTAGVPVVETWELPADPVDMAVGFDNPAAGRAMTLALHSYGYRRIGFISPSDENDRRGLQRREGYRAAVKELRIEPREVSAHAVITGMESGPQLLDEMLKRFPDTDAIFCSLDAIAAGVLLAAQRRGIKTPSELAISGFGDFAIAQPSGLDLTTVHIGGRDIGTRAGELLLARMRDEEVPTPIVDIGYEIIRRTSA
- a CDS encoding mandelate racemase/muconate lactonizing enzyme family protein: MRIVDVCEVTKPISSPIRNAYIDFSKMTASLVAVVTDVERNGKRVIGYGFNSNGRYGQGGLIRERFRNRILEADPKSFIDEANDNLDPHKIWAAMMTNEKPGGHGERSVAVGTLDMAIWDATAKIAGKPLFRLLAERGGREANPRVFVYAAGGYYYPGKDDNALRAEMRGYLDRGYNVVKMKIGGSSVQDDARRIEEVLKEIGKDAQLAVDANGRFDLETAIDYAKMLRQYPLFWYEEAGDPLDYALQASLAEFYPGPMATGENLFSHQDARNLLRYGGMRPDRDWLQFDCALSYGLVEYLRTLDVIEQCGWSRARCIPHGGHQMSLNIAAGLGLGGNESYPDIFQPYGGFPDSVRVENGHIVMPELPGIGFEGKTDLITPMRELAA